Proteins from a genomic interval of Uloborus diversus isolate 005 chromosome 4, Udiv.v.3.1, whole genome shotgun sequence:
- the LOC129220626 gene encoding uncharacterized protein LOC129220626, producing MRFSSDKHFLIFLIKNHREDIIPALLKSPYIVYKLYEVGFSTNPCLRDEQQLSALFYTLCLKHSDLLYFLYDHAVNTAFLYDIFLFDTDSSIQSPNSVIVDNLIAIKDELNSLRDKFMKYVLVIERAIQVLGESVKEAGPEFNSIQNTMRYSLPIELVQSVKRIRDSLSHIQVAEISYRLNAEGNRKLFFSVQQELLKLHHLLEPLFSAQKYASEQFILDVSLEAVDRSRKGPIPENFSAIKLPYLLMEKEGDEDVEDSHHFENKWQFCLKSIHEKLILEKNLSNKNRNTLKEQSRHDFHYLLKNILSSMKKELEKFEKNCQNSIEDKNGLAQHYEAVSYFMKYLATDKELAVYKEEISNILLHGQLLFYAPIEGKAEPNRSKIKPNIQEKEQNYVSLCHSMFWPMEGENVIDTVSNVAYYFKKEKNTSSLSHDDKTHLNISSDNKEFADWLFKVEDIVNRIESASQRNSLDVEHQNGEGEMFTNIRKLKLFLKGHPFLTEKEESKIKQNVSEEFKHVHRVKALFKSGINNLSFETIKKEIGKLHLTESKRLELLEDFQSEPRNAFDYIEKMPDYYTELTVAIDEGEIDSSKCDMVCRKLQLPEECQTIFKKLIKGKNQKMSGDILKFLRSRILILRKLLIDDNPDVKILYERAKSKRTKALILEKLVHLYHSDSEFQASLEMVLFDCMNILETKKLKKLWKKTFNLFSGINIRNVLGHGNPLLESSGKLLDPDDLPTELIRQMMQFLSDYEAIDAMVEILNKKKTDFDGFIDIMECSEETELINLVKNIRKCERWKKYAMLIPRKWNKK from the exons ATGCGCTTTTCGTcagataaacattttttaatatttctaattAAGAATCACCGAGAAGACATTATCCCAGCTCTCCTTAAATCACCTTACATAGTGTATAAATTATATGAAGTTGGATTTTCCACTAATCCCTGCTTACGGGACGAACAACAATTGTCTGCCCTTTTCTATACTCTCTGCTTGAAACATTCGGACCTGTTGTATTTCTTGTATGACCATGCTGTGAATACGGCTTTTTTGTATGATATATTTTTGTTTGATACAGATTCTTCAATTCAATCACCGAATTCAGTTATAGTAGacaatttaattgcaattaaagaTGAATTAAATTCTTTACGAG ATAAATTCATGAAGTACGTCCTGGTAATTGAGAGGGCTATCCAAGTTTTGGGAGAAAGCGTAAAAGAGGCTGGTCCCGAGTTCAACTCAATTCAGAACACAATGCGCTATAGCTTACCAATCGAACTCGTACAAAGTGTGAAAAGGATTAGAGACAGCTTGTCTCACATACAGGTCGCGGAAATATCGTATCGATTGAATGCAGAGGGAAATAGGAAACTATTCTTTTCCGTACAACAAGAACTACTGAAATTGCATCACCTTCTGGAACCTTTATTTTCCGCACAGAAATATGCATCTGAACAATTTATACTCGACGTATCCCTTGAAGCAGTGGATAGATCTCGGAAAGGACCCATTCCAGAAAATTTTTCGGCAATAAAATTGCCTTATTTATTGATGGAAAAAGAGGGAGATGAAGATGTAGAAGATAGCCATCATTTTGAAAACAAGTGGCAATTTTGCTTGAAATCAATTCATGAAAAACTTATACTTGAAAAAAACCTTTCTAACAAGAACCGGAATACCTTAAAAGAGCAAAGCAGGCACGATTTTCattatcttttgaaaaatattttaagctccaTGAAAAAGGAACTcgagaaatttgaaaagaattgCCAAAACAGTATCGAGGACAAAAATGGATTGGCACAGCATTACGAAGCCGtttcatattttatgaaatatttagctaCAGATAAAGAACTTGCAGTATATAaggaagaaatttcaaacatATTACTACACGGTCAATTACTCTTTTATGCACCCATAGAGGGAAAAGCAGAGCCAAATCGAAGCAAAATCAAGCCAAATATTCAAGAGAAAGAGCAAAACTATGTTTCATTGTGTCATAGCATGTTTTGGCCGATGGAAGGAGAAAACGTTATAGATACAGTTTCAAATGTAGCATATTAtttcaagaaggaaaaaaatacaagttCTCTATCTCATGATGATAAGACTCACTTGAATATTTCATCAGATAACAAAGAATTCGCTGATTGGCTTTTTAAAGTAGAGGATATTGTAAATCGAATTGAAAGTGCATCTCAGAGAAACTCTTTAGATGTAGAACATCAAAATGGTGAAGGAGAAATGTTTACGAACATAAGAAaacttaagttatttttaaaagggCATCCATTTTTGACTGAGAAAGAAGAatccaaaataaaacaaaatgtctcGGAAGAATTTAAGCATGTCCATCGTGTCAAAGCTCTATTCAAAAGCGGCATTaataatttaagttttgaaaCTATCAAGAAGGAAATTGGGAAACTGCATTTAACTGAAAGCAAAAGATTGGAATTGCTGGAAGATTTTCAAAGCGAGCCCCGTAATGCTTTTGACTACATTGAAAAAATGCCCGATTACTACACTGAACTTACTGTTGCAATAGATGAAGGGGAAATAGATAGTAGTAAGTGCGATATGGTTTGTCGGAAACTTCAGTTACCGGAGGAATGtcaaacgatttttaaaaaactgatcaaagggaaaaatcaaaaaatgtcaGGAGATATACTAAAATTTCTTAGAAGTAGAATTCTTATTCTGAGAAAATTATTAATTGATGATAATCCAGATGTCAAGATACTGTACGAAAGAGCAAAGAGTAAAAGAACCAAGGCCCTTATTCTTGAGAAGTTAGTTCATTTGTATCATAGTGATTCCGAATTTCAAGCTTCGCTTGAAATGGTTTTGTTCGATTGTATGAACATATTGGAaacaaaaaagctgaaaaaactttGGAAAAAGACATTTAATTTGTTCAGTGGTATAAATATTCGTAATGTGTTGGGACACGGAAATCCACTTCTGGAATCTTCGGGCAAACTTTTGGACCCTGATGATTTACCCACAGAATTAATTCGACAAATGATGCAATTCTTATCTGATTACGAGGCTATTGATGCCATGGTGGAAATTTTGAACAAGAAGAAAACTGATTTTGACGGCTTCATAGATATCATGGAATGTAGTGAGGAAACAGAACTGataaatttagtaaaaaatattagaaaatgtgAGAGATGGAAAAAGTATGCAATGCTTATTCCAAGGAAATGGAACAagaagtaa